Within the Pseudomonadota bacterium genome, the region GAATGCGTTTAAAACTGCGACAAGGGGCTTGTGATGGCATGGCTGAGTTACATGGTAGATTACGGCATCGTAGGACTGCTTCTCCTCCTGTCCGTTATTTCACTGGCAATCTTTGTGGAGCGGTGGTTTTTCCTCAGGAGATTTGATCCAGGTGGTTATGAAGGGAGCAGGCGCACTCTGGAGATAGAAATTACACGAAAGCTGGGAGTAATCGCTTCCATCGGGAGCAATGCACCCTACATTGGTCTTCTCGGGACCGTGCTCGGCATTATGTTGACTTTTAACACGATAGGCGTCGAAGGGTATATGAATGCCACTCGTATTATGGTGGGACTCGCTCTGGCGCTCAAGGCGACCGCCATAGGTCTGGTGGTTGCCATACCATCCATCGTCTTTTACAACAGCCTTTTGCGGCGGGTCAAAGTGATTCTTTTGGAGTGGGATAAATGTCATGAATGAGAAAGAATTTGATTATATCAACATGATCCCCTTCATTGATGTGATGCTTGTGCTTCTCACTATAGCGCTGACCACCGGCACCTTTGCGGCAACGGGCATTATACCTGTAGAACTGCCAAGAGTAGCAGGAAAACATGAAGCGGCTACGGTTACGCAACTTGTGGTGATCGATAAGCACGGCGCTGTCTTTTATCAGGGCAAGTCCATTACCCTCCCGGCTTTCAAGGCTTGTATTGCCGTCATGCCGAGGCAGACACCCTTTCTTATCAGGGCCGACAAGGATATTCCCCTCCAGGGTTTTGTTGAAGTCCTTGATCTCATCAAGACAGGAGGCTTCAAAAGGGTGAGTCTCCAGACCGAATGGATGGGTCAATGAGAGAAAAATACTTGGGAACAGCCATCTCCATCCTGGTGCACACATGTGTCATACTGCCCCTGATGGCTGCTTCTTTTACCGTGCAGAACAGACCGGTCAGGTTGTTAGAGATAGATTTCTCGCTCATGAAGTATCCTTCGCATTCAGAGGGGTATGTACCGAAAGTTGAAAAGGGTACAATTGAGAAGAAACCACGGATTCTTAAAGCAAAGAAGGCACAGAACAAACTAGTAGAGCCGGATCAGCCCGTTAAGCAGATCCCGGCAAATATCCCGGTAAAAGAACAGGTCGAGCCATCTCCTGTACCGACCATTGTCACTGCGTCGGATAGTCAAGGCGAGATGGTCATTCATGGGACGCCGGCGACCTACGCGGGCTCTTCCGGGTCGGGGATATCCCTTTATTCACAAGGCGGTTCTGCCGGTGGCACAGAAGGCGCGGAAGGAGGCGGTTGGGGTACAGGTAAGAGTGGCGGGATCATGCTGGAAGAAGGTAAGGACTACAATTACATCCGTGATGCAGTCATGAAGAATATTGAATACCCGGAATGGGCGAGGAGGATGGGTTTCGAGGGGAAAGTGCTCCTCTCCTTCATAGTGCTGGAAAATGGGACCACAAGCCAGATCAGGGTAGTGAAAAGCTCGGGCTGCCGGTTTCTCGACGACAGTGCAAAAGAGGGGGTTGCAAGAACGGTGATTTCCAAAAAATTGCCTTACAGGGTTGTTGTTCGTCTCCCCATAACCTACAAGCTCCGGGTCTCATAAAGATGAAAGGACATGAATGTGGCCCATTCCACAGAAGCGGCAGCCGGGAGGTGACTGGAACATATCGGCGATGCAGTTCTACGAGAAAGAAATAAATATAAGAGGGACAAGGCCGACCTTGGCTGGAAACACCCTGCCCCCCGGTTAAAGAAAGCGATGTTTAGTGCACCGCCTTCCCTTTATCTATTATAGCAAAGAAGGTGGTGAAAGAAAAGGAGGAAAGTTTAATGAAAAACGCACAAAGAATCACAATAAATCTTCTTCTTTGCACCTTTGTCATGTTTATATCGTTATCCTCGGCGGAAGAGCCAAAGCAAGGAGGAGGGGAGAAAGAGAAAAAGGAAGCAAAAACAATATTGGAAGAAATTACCGTTATAGGCGCTCCGTACATTAATCCCGTTACTCCTATTGAGACCCGTTATGGTACCCAGTATAACGTCGTAACAGAAGAACAGATCAAACAACAGAATGCTTATGACTTCCAGTCCACACTGCGGGACGTGCCGGGGGTTATGTTTCAGAGCAAAAATCTTATGGGAAGTCAAACCAGCCATAGCCTTTACATTCGAGGCCGCGGCGCGAGCCACCCCAGCTCCGATATCAATATTCAGTTTGACGGAGTTCCGCGCTATGGAGCATTGTTCGGACAGGTATTGGGTGACGGTATTGCCGTATCAACAATAGGGGGAATGGAGGTTTACAAAAGCCCGCAGCCGTCTCAGTTCGGCAGTGGTTATGCGTCAATTAATATCCTGCCCAAATATCTGACGAAAGAGGGTCAGGAGGTCGTCCTTAATTCCAGTGCAGGCAGTTATTCCACATTTAATGAAAGCCTTTCCGCTGGTATCAAAAAAGGGCCTTTTGATATCTATGCATCTCAGAGCTGGGCTGAAACAGGCGGCGATCGCAACAATTCCCGCGCCAGGCAACAAAACTACTACGTCAATAGTGGTTATCAAATCAATAAACAATGGAACATCAGGTTATTGATCAACTATGTAAAGGGTGAAACCGAGGCCCCCATGCCGCGCACCATACCCAATGCAGCTAACGGAGTGAACTGGCCCGGAGCAGAACGCTATGATACCGAAACCTCATTCACCACATTGACACTTAACCACCAATACGACCAGTTCAGCGGTTATCTTAAAGGCTATTGGAATGATACCAATTTTGACCTGTTGCAGGAATTGACGAACGGTAAACGCTATGCTAACGGCTCCGGCGGAGTTAGGTCTTTGCAGGAGGTCAGGCTTTATGGAATAAGGGGTAAAGAAAAACTTAATCTTTGGCCGGGTGGAGAAATTCTGGTCGGGGTAGACTTGGATATGACCAGTCTGAAGAACACACAACAAACATACAGTGGGCTGGCGCATGCAGGAATTATAAATGGTCTGTCAAGAAGAGTCTGGGATTTTCCCGATACAACGCTCTTTTCTCCTTATACGGCCGTGAGTCAGATATTCGGTCACCCTGAAAGCTTTCATATTACTCCATCGGCAGGTTTCCGTTATTATAATCACAACGAGTTTGAAGATAAGTCGGCAGCACAGGGAGGTTTGGTGATGGGCTACGGAAACACCGACCTCAACATCAATTACTCCCGGGGCGTCAACTATCCTTCCCCGATAGTCCTGATGAACATGGTGCTTACCAATGCTCCAGTTAGTAATCCCAGGAAGATAAAGCCGGAAGTAGTGGACCACTACGAAGCAGGTTTAACCCAAAAATGGCCGAAAATAGCTTCTTTAGGGGCAACTGTTTTCTGTGACAAGGGAAAAGATCGATTCCAGGCATATATGTTCGGCGCTGTTCCACTCCGATTTAACGACCCTATCGGCCAATACGAGATTCGCGGACTGGAACTCACAGGCACAGTAAACCCTATGAAAAACCTTGAGTTGTTTGCCGGTGCCACATGGCTGCAAGCCCAAGCCACTGGTCAGGACAGAATTGAACGTGATCATCTGCCCTATACCCCAGGTTTTCAGTTTCAGTCCGGAGTCAACTGGACATTTCTTGAGAATTACCGGCTTTTCATGGATATGCAGCACCTAAGGGACCTGTATCAAAGCACGGCCTCTCGCAGTAGCACTCTTAACATTACTGACCCTACTGCTATCAACAAACTGGACGACATCACACTGTTTAACGCCCGGGTGAGCTATCGCTTCGATTACAGGTCGTTGCGACTGAGCGAGTCAGAGGTTTTTTTAGCAGTAAACAACATTTTCAATCAGTATTATGAATATGCCAAGGGCTATCCCATGCCTGGAACAACGTTTTCTGCCGGATTCAGTATGAAATTTAACTAAACTTACTTATTGCAAAACGGATGGAATTGAAGAGGATAGGTAAATGCGGATAAAAAAGAAGTTTCTTCTCGTTATTGTGGCAATGGTGCTGGTGTGCTTTTTTACCGGCTGTTCGAATAAGTCAAAAGAAGGAAGTGAGCACACTTTCCGTAGTATTGTGACATCGGATACTATCCTGTCCGGAATGATTGCTTCGCTTCTGCCTCGGGATTGTTATTCTGTCGAAGCTATACTACCTCCAGGGCAATGTCCGGGTCATTACGATGTAAAACTGACGGATATCGAAAAAATTAAAAAAGCTGCTCTGAATGTTTCATTCAGGGGCATGCTGTTCATGGATAAAGCCGGTGTGAATGGTGGAGCACAACTTCCTGTGGACGCCGGAAGCCACAACTGGATGGCGCCGGATTCATATATATACGGCTTGGGCCTGCTTGCCGATGGACTTTCAAAACGTTTCCCCGAAGACAAGGCTGAAATAATGCGCCGGAAAGAACAAACAATCCGCGAGGTAAGGGAAGAGGCAAATTCACTCCTTCAGAGGGTCAGGCAGGCAGGAATCTTCGGAAAACCTATTATTGCTTCATCCATGCAGAAAGAGCCGCTCGAGTGGATGGGCTTCCGCATTGTGGGAGAATATGGTAGACCGGAGGCGATGTCTACAAGGGAATTTGTGCGTCTTTCAAAAATCGGAAAGGATCAACATGCAATCATCGTTGTGGACAATTTACAATCCGGGCCTGACGTTGGAAAGGGAATCGCTGAAATACTGGGATTGCCGCATGTTGTCCTGACAAATTTTCCATCGGAAAAGGGGTATCTTACTACACTTGGAGACAATGTAAACACTGTGCTTAAAGCAGCGATGCGAAAATGAAACCCAATTGCTTAAGGTGATGAATTAATTTATGAGTAAATACATTATAGAACTTAACAATATAACTGTCCGAAAGACAAAGAGATTACTTTTGGACGGAATAAGTCTTAGCGTGTTGCCCAACGAGTTTGTCGGGATTATCGGCCCCAACGGCGCCGGGAAGACCACGCTTCTCAATGTCATAGCCGGATTTGAAAAGTTCGAGGGTGCGCTCAATCTTTTTGGACATAGTGAGACGTGGACGCGATCCCGTGAGACGAGACTTAGCATCGGTTATGTTCCGCAATTATTCCAAGTTGATCCTGCATTTCCTATTCTGGCGTCGGAAGCCGTGATGACAGGCGCAATCGGCCGGCTCGGACTGTTCTGCTCGCCGGGCAAAAAAGAGAGAGAGGAGACGATGCAACTTATGGAAGTGATGCGTATAGCCCATCTTGCTGAAAGGCCGCTGGGTCATCTTTCCGGCGGCGAACGACAGAAGGTGTCGCTGGCGCGCGCCATCCTTCAGCAACCGGACATCCTTCTCATGGATGAACCGACCGCAAATCTGGACATTGCTGTCCAGAAGGAAGTCTTGAACCTAATCAATGAAATTCACCAAAGGGAAAATTTGACGTTTCTTTTTGTCACGCATGATTTTACCATGCTACCGGCCGCAATGCAGCGTGCGGTACTGCTGGATCACGGCAGAATAGTTTTTGACGGGGACATCAACACCGCAATGTCGAGTGAGATGCTGAGCAGGTTATTTCAGTATCCGCTGGAGACTTTTGAACGTAACGGCAGGAGATTTGTTTCCTATGACTGAGCATTTGATCGATGTTCTTGCTTATCNNNNNNNNNNNNNNNNNNNNNNNNNNNNNNNNNNGCGCGCTGTCATTGCCTGTGTGCTGTGCGGTGCAAGCTGTTCGCTGCTGTCCGTATTCGTCGTGCTGATGAAAATGCCGTTGATCGGTATTTCAATGTCACATGCTGCTTTTGCAGGTGCTGTATTGGGTATGCTGCTTGACGTCAATCCGTTTTTGAGCGGGTTTACAATGTGTCTGCTCATGGCAGGAGTGCTTGGCCCGATTTCGGATCGCACGGACATGTCCCCCGAGAATGTACTCGGCATCATGTTTTCTTTTCTAATGGGACTTGCGTTTCTCGGCATGGGAATCCTCACGAGGACAAAGGCTAATGCCCTCAACCTGATGTGGGGAAGCCTGTTGTCGCTTTCCGGCTCGGATGTTGCGGTACTTACACTTGTCACGGCCCTCCTTGTGCTCTTCGTATTATTATTTTTTAAGGAGATTCGTTCCGTGTTATTTAACAGACGACTTGCTGGAGCGAGCGGTGTGCCGGAACGGTTGATTTATTATGCGCTTCTGTTTCTCACCGGGGCTGTGGTGTCGGCTAACCTTGCGACGGTGGGTGGCCTGCTTATCTTCGCGTTGCTCGTGCAACCAGGAGCCACAGCGCTCCAATTGACCTACAATTTGAAACACTTTTTTCTAATTTCAACGGCTTCGGGGATCGGCGCATGTGTTTCCGGTCTCATCGTATCTTATATTTTTGATCTTCCGTCCGGTGCGTCGGTGGTTCTCATGGCAACAACCATCTTTGCCGTTGCATACATTTTTTCACCAAAGCGCCGTTCCAAAATCCAAAAAAAGGAACATATATTATGAAAATGACATCACATGAAATCTATCAAGCACGAAAGCAGTTTTTTAATGATCATGCCGAAGGGTGGCTTGATATATGGTATAAAAACCATGCCACCGGGCGTTACGATAAGCATGACAAGGATTTTAAGCGCCTGTTTTCACTTTTGCCGCTAAAACAGGGAGACTGTGTATTGGACGTCGGATGCGGAACAGGTGTGCTGGTTCCTTTTATTCTTGAACATATCACATTGGCTGGAATTCTCTATGAATTGGACTTCGCCGAAAAGATGATAGAAGCCAATCGGAGCCTTCATAAGGAAGAGAATATTCGATTTATCCACGCGGACGCGGAGAATGCTACACTGGATGACGCCACATGCGATGTGGTTATCTGCTTCTCATGCTTCCCGCATTTTCACGACAAAGAAAAAGCAATGGTGGAACTTTCACACATCCTGAAACCGAGCGGAATTTTCGCCGTGTCTCATTTTGACTCGTCGGAAGGCATAAACAAACACCACGGGACATGCCATGCCGTTATGCACGACTATCTGCCCGATCAGGCGGC harbors:
- a CDS encoding TonB family protein; translation: MREKYLGTAISILVHTCVILPLMAASFTVQNRPVRLLEIDFSLMKYPSHSEGYVPKVEKGTIEKKPRILKAKKAQNKLVEPDQPVKQIPANIPVKEQVEPSPVPTIVTASDSQGEMVIHGTPATYAGSSGSGISLYSQGGSAGGTEGAEGGGWGTGKSGGIMLEEGKDYNYIRDAVMKNIEYPEWARRMGFEGKVLLSFIVLENGTTSQIRVVKSSGCRFLDDSAKEGVARTVISKKLPYRVVVRLPITYKLRVS
- a CDS encoding metal ABC transporter ATP-binding protein, whose protein sequence is MSKYIIELNNITVRKTKRLLLDGISLSVLPNEFVGIIGPNGAGKTTLLNVIAGFEKFEGALNLFGHSETWTRSRETRLSIGYVPQLFQVDPAFPILASEAVMTGAIGRLGLFCSPGKKEREETMQLMEVMRIAHLAERPLGHLSGGERQKVSLARAILQQPDILLMDEPTANLDIAVQKEVLNLINEIHQRENLTFLFVTHDFTMLPAAMQRAVLLDHGRIVFDGDINTAMSSEMLSRLFQYPLETFERNGRRFVSYD
- a CDS encoding biopolymer transporter ExbD; this translates as MNEKEFDYINMIPFIDVMLVLLTIALTTGTFAATGIIPVELPRVAGKHEAATVTQLVVIDKHGAVFYQGKSITLPAFKACIAVMPRQTPFLIRADKDIPLQGFVEVLDLIKTGGFKRVSLQTEWMGQ
- the exbB gene encoding TonB-system energizer ExbB; translation: MAWLSYMVDYGIVGLLLLLSVISLAIFVERWFFLRRFDPGGYEGSRRTLEIEITRKLGVIASIGSNAPYIGLLGTVLGIMLTFNTIGVEGYMNATRIMVGLALALKATAIGLVVAIPSIVFYNSLLRRVKVILLEWDKCHE
- a CDS encoding TonB-dependent receptor plug domain-containing protein → MKNAQRITINLLLCTFVMFISLSSAEEPKQGGGEKEKKEAKTILEEITVIGAPYINPVTPIETRYGTQYNVVTEEQIKQQNAYDFQSTLRDVPGVMFQSKNLMGSQTSHSLYIRGRGASHPSSDINIQFDGVPRYGALFGQVLGDGIAVSTIGGMEVYKSPQPSQFGSGYASINILPKYLTKEGQEVVLNSSAGSYSTFNESLSAGIKKGPFDIYASQSWAETGGDRNNSRARQQNYYVNSGYQINKQWNIRLLINYVKGETEAPMPRTIPNAANGVNWPGAERYDTETSFTTLTLNHQYDQFSGYLKGYWNDTNFDLLQELTNGKRYANGSGGVRSLQEVRLYGIRGKEKLNLWPGGEILVGVDLDMTSLKNTQQTYSGLAHAGIINGLSRRVWDFPDTTLFSPYTAVSQIFGHPESFHITPSAGFRYYNHNEFEDKSAAQGGLVMGYGNTDLNINYSRGVNYPSPIVLMNMVLTNAPVSNPRKIKPEVVDHYEAGLTQKWPKIASLGATVFCDKGKDRFQAYMFGAVPLRFNDPIGQYEIRGLELTGTVNPMKNLELFAGATWLQAQATGQDRIERDHLPYTPGFQFQSGVNWTFLENYRLFMDMQHLRDLYQSTASRSSTLNITDPTAINKLDDITLFNARVSYRFDYRSLRLSESEVFLAVNNIFNQYYEYAKGYPMPGTTFSAGFSMKFN
- a CDS encoding class I SAM-dependent methyltransferase, coding for MKMTSHEIYQARKQFFNDHAEGWLDIWYKNHATGRYDKHDKDFKRLFSLLPLKQGDCVLDVGCGTGVLVPFILEHITLAGILYELDFAEKMIEANRSLHKEENIRFIHADAENATLDDATCDVVICFSCFPHFHDKEKAMVELSHILKPSGIFAVSHFDSSEGINKHHGTCHAVMHDYLPDQAAMRILLQTVGLSIDLFIDEPGFYCIIAKKILMQEF
- a CDS encoding metal ABC transporter permease → RAVIACVLCGASCSLLSVFVVLMKMPLIGISMSHAAFAGAVLGMLLDVNPFLSGFTMCLLMAGVLGPISDRTDMSPENVLGIMFSFLMGLAFLGMGILTRTKANALNLMWGSLLSLSGSDVAVLTLVTALLVLFVLLFFKEIRSVLFNRRLAGASGVPERLIYYALLFLTGAVVSANLATVGGLLIFALLVQPGATALQLTYNLKHFFLISTASGIGACVSGLIVSYIFDLPSGASVVLMATTIFAVAYIFSPKRRSKIQKKEHIL
- a CDS encoding zinc ABC transporter substrate-binding protein produces the protein MRIKKKFLLVIVAMVLVCFFTGCSNKSKEGSEHTFRSIVTSDTILSGMIASLLPRDCYSVEAILPPGQCPGHYDVKLTDIEKIKKAALNVSFRGMLFMDKAGVNGGAQLPVDAGSHNWMAPDSYIYGLGLLADGLSKRFPEDKAEIMRRKEQTIREVREEANSLLQRVRQAGIFGKPIIASSMQKEPLEWMGFRIVGEYGRPEAMSTREFVRLSKIGKDQHAIIVVDNLQSGPDVGKGIAEILGLPHVVLTNFPSEKGYLTTLGDNVNTVLKAAMRK